The DNA sequence CATGCTTGGTGTCCCCGTGCTGGGGCTGCGGgggtcccagtgtcccccatgctgctgtccccagtaACCCCGAGAGGCAGGCGGAGAAGGAGGCGATGGCGGCGCGGCGGCCGCTGCTGGAGCCGCTGCAGGTGCTGGTGCTGACGGCTGTCCTGGCCCTGGTGGGCTCCCGTGTGGCTGCCCTGGTGGTGCTGGAGTTCTCCCTGCGCGCCGTCTCCACCATCCTCTCCCTCAAGGTGAGACAGCatgggggaaactgaggcaccgTGGGGTACGGTGTGGATAGAGCTGGAAACTGGGGGCTGGTTCAGCACCCACGGGGGgtggaggggctgtgggtgcagggggCCATGGGTCCCTCTGCACCTCAGCcgggtgtccccaggtgggcAAGAGGCCAATGGCCCCTGGCtggtccccagggcagtgcctgtcccctgtgctggcactgctgggacacctccagTTCTGGGACCTCCATGGCGAGgaactgaggggctggagcgtatccagagatggaaacagagctggggaaaggggctggagcaccaggaggggctgaggagctgagaaaagggttcagcctggagaaaaggaggctcagggggcccttttggctctgcacaactccccgacaggaggggacagctgagggcgtcgggctctgctcccaagaaacagggacaggaggagagggaacggctTCAGGCTgagccagggaaggtttagattggatattgggaaaaatccTTCATGGGAAGGGTGCTCAGGCACTGGCATAGGCTACCtagggcagtgctggagtcatGGCCTGGGAAGGGTTCAACAAGTGTTTGGATGAGGCACTTGGGGACACGATTAGAGGTGAACtcggcagtgctgggggaacgGTTGGGCTCTTtatcttggaggtcttttccagcctcacccattccatgattccatgacccccctctctgctctgcagggcgcccacagcagccagctctACCTGCTGTGCCAGTACTCTCTGGGTTGCGGGGTGTCCTGCGGCCTCAGCTTCCTGCTGGAGGGGGCTCCGCACCGCAGCTGGAACCTGGCGCTGGcggcggggctggcggggcTGCTGGCGCTGCACGCCCGGCGCCTGGCCCGCCACGTCTGCGCCCTGTACGAGCTGCACAGCCGGCAGCGCTACTGCGGCGtctgcatcctgctgctggccgCGGGGCACGGCATCCCGCGCCTGCTGCGCAACGCCCTGGCCGTCACCTTCGCCGTGGCCGACCTGGCCGCCGTGGAGCTCATCAACCGCGATTTCCTCTCCACGGGCGAGGCCGTGCGCTTCTGGACCCCGCTGAGCATCTGCTACACCCTGCTGGTCGTCTACATGCAGGGTGGGTGGGGATGCCCCAGctcggggggctctggggggcgTGTGCGGTGTGTTGGGGGTGCAATGGGGGGTGTGTGGGATGTACTCAGGGTGTGTGGGGCCACTCGGGGCCACCTGGGGCTGTATAGGGGCAGatgggggggtcctgggggtgtATGCAGAGTATAtggggtgtgcaggggtgtCCTGAGGCTGTACAGGTGGTATATGTGGTACATTCTGGGGGTGTATAGGGGTAtgtggggtgtcctggggggtCTGTAAGGGGCTATATGATACATTCTGGGGATATATAGGAGTATATGGAATGTCCTGGGTGTCTGTAGGGGGTATATGGTACATTCTGGGGGTGTATATGGGCCATatggggtgtcctgggggtcTGTAGGGGGTGTGTATGTATATCCCGGGTGTACACAGAGGGTACATGGGATGTCCTGGGGGTACCTGGGGTGCTTGTGGGTCTGTATAGGGGGTACATGGGATGTACTGGCGGTGTATAGGGGCTACATGGGCTATACGTGAAGCCACCGCATGCTTGGTGTCCCCGTGCTGGGGCTGCGGGGGTCCCAGTGTCCCCTAATGCTGTGTCCTCGCAGAGGAGTCCCGGCACAGCACGGGCAGGGGGGCGGCGTTCCGGACCGTGGTGATGCGGATGGGCGgcctcttcatcctcctcctcaccgTGGGCCGATGGACCGACATCCTGCACGTCTTCGTGTCgctgctgggggagctctgGTGCCTGCTGCACTCCGGAGTGCTGCTGGagtcctgctgcaggcaggtgaGAGGGGGACAGCCCCGTGCCACGCGGggtgagggctggggacagccccggggcCACCCTGAGAGGCCTTTGGGCTCCTCTCTCCCGTCCCGCACAGGATTTTGCCCAGCAGCCTCGCCTGGATCGTCTGGCAGGATCCGGATCGGGGGAGACGTCCCGATGAGCCGCGGGGTGGAACCGGACAGCAGAAACTCAGGGTGGCGTCGCTGGGCACCCCAGAATCCCCCACCACAGATCCCCCGTGGGGACTAAGGGAAAAAGGGCTCCTGGACGGTGTCCAACCCCAAAAAGGGCTCCTGGAAGGCGTCCAACCCCAAAAAGGGCTCCTGGAAGGCGTCCAACCCCAAAAAGGGCTCCTGGAAGGCGTCCAACCCCACAAAGGGCTCCTGGACGGTGTCCAACCCCAAAAAGGGCTCCTGGACGGTGTCCAACCCCACAAAGGGCTCCTGGACGGTGTCCAACCCCATCCCGTGGGATGGAGGAGGTCGGGGGCAAGGCTTGTGTTGCCCCTGGTTTTTGGGGGGACTCTGCGAGgttgcagcactgctggggttTGTCCTCTGGTCCCAGTGGGATTGCAGGCTGCTGATGGATGTCCCGTTGTTGCTGGCAGCTGGGCCACACTGTCAGGGGCCTCCAGGGGTTATAAATCTCAGAAAATAAAGGTGGTTTTTTCCAGCAAAATCCATGGGCAGAGCAAGCTGGGGTCCCATTGTGCTGGAAAGGCACTTGGGATGGTGGCAGTGCAGACTTTTGAGGGAGGTGGGTAGAATTCCTCCTTgggaagggaaactgaggcacggagtGGGGTGACcctctggctgtgcctcagtttccccctgcctgcagcccgctgtgctgtgccagggacaaCAGGCCCTGTGAAGGTGGGGTGCACTTTGGGGAGGGGGGTTCTGGCTGCCTGGGCATGGACCCCCAatgcaggagggagcaggaggggtctgggggtgttCAGAGCACTGAGGGCTCTGTAGGGGTTTATGGGGCATGCCGGGGCTCCAGGGGGGCACATGGGTGTCCTGGGGGTGCACAGAAGAAGTATGGGGCATTTTGGGCATGGAGCTGAATGGGGGTAACTGGGGCTGTATTGGAGGAGAGGGGTTATCCTGGGGGTATATGGAGCTATTTCAGCTGTATTGGGGTACACGGGCACCCCGGGGGTGTATGGGGGGCTCCCGGGGCACCCCTTGGGGTTGGGTGCCCTGAGGCTGTGGGGGGCTCTCGGGGGCTCCATGGGAAAACCTGGGAGGGGGCAATCCCAGAGCATATGGAGCACCCGTGAAGCACTTTGGGGAGCGCGGGGCCGTCGGGGGGTGAATGGGGCACCCTAAGGACATGCCCCCCTCTTCCTCCGcccggggctgtggggcaggcaggggggaggaggaagagaggtggaagaggaggaggaggagggaggaaggggcgGTGATGCCGGGCGGCTCTGCCTTCCCGCtgcccccgccgcgcccgcggAGCGCACGGAGGGACCCGCAGCGGCTCCCCAGGtaggggacagggacggggacagggtCACCCCCCGAGAGGCTGCAGGGCCACCTCCGGGCAGGCGACACCGCTCCCCCCCGGCAGAGAACCTCGCCCGCAAGGTACGAACCCCCCAGGTaggggacaggagccacccTCAGGTAGGGACCGCCCCAGGTGTGGGATTGGGATCCCTcccccaggaggggacaggggacaccccaCTATGGGACACAGGATCCCCCATGTGATGGGAAAAGCACCGCACTCATCCTGGGATGAGACAGGGGGGCCAAGAGCCACCCCCAAGGAGGGGACTGGGGACTctcccagggaggggatgggggctCCCAGACAGGGGACACGGTGGGGCCGCCGCtccacaggggacagggcactgccaggtagggcacagggagctgtgggctgCACGGTGGGACACAGGGGATGCCGGGGGGGCGGCAAGGCCACCCCCAGGTGAGGGACAAGAGGACAGTGGGACCACTCGGGGTGGGACACCCAGCGTTGTGtacccccatcccatcccttttTCCTTGGGCATCCTCAGAGCACCCTCTGAGAggtccctggggcagggggcagaGTTGAGGTGCAGCTCTAGAGGGCTGTATCCCATCCCAGTTTTGGGGCTTGTGGGGATACCCCATAAGTGGCCCTGTTCCCTCAATCCCACCTGAGTTTCCACCCCAGGAGATTTCAGGGAAACCAGGGGGGTTCCTTCCAGTGTGGCCTCTGCCACCCCAAACCAGGATGGAGCTGCATGGGGAAGGGGGACCCCCATTAATGCCCCCCTCGAGCCTCGGCCACCCCGATGGCCCTGGgccggggggctctgggggtgccacCACGGGGCCGCCGGGATCCCGTCAGCCCCGGCACAAAGAGGAATGCGATGAGCACATGGTTCCCATTAACCCcggagaatattttttttttcttttttaggttgtttttttcttttttcttttcttttcttttttttttttttttttttaatggttgttcttttcttttccccccagttttccgcagctctgctggggaggaggaaaagcgGTGGCTCCGGCgggtgaggagctgggcaaggcCGGTAGCGCCGGTAGCcggcggggagggagggaaagagggagcCAAGTGCTCCGggttctttttcctctttaatcCCTTCCCTGCTTGAGTCAGAGGCTGAAGTCACCGGCAGGAACATCGCGAAGCTTTTCGCCCACCTCGGGGAGTCTGTCTGCCCCACAAAGAATGTGCTGACCCCCGTgagtgggattttgggggagcaGAGCCGCATGAGACTGGGAACTCATCACACAGGTATTTTTCAAACTGCTGATTCACCTCAGGGATGAATTCTGCTTCACCAACACAGCACCCTGACTAAAGCCTCAGGGTTCCTCCCCGCAATCTACTCCATTTGGGAAGGGGAAGCTTCgccccagctgcttttccccttGGGAAGTTGGATAAACAgcccttttccttcctgagcAGGGTTTCTCGGGGTCGGGTGCATCCTGCCTGGGCTGCCGGGGGCTGCTCAGGGGACATGTCAGTGTCAGGGACGTGGTAATTCACAGCACCACGCCTCAGTTTTCCCACCTGGAAAAATGAAAGGGgggatgtgcagagctggaattgGTTGGCAGGGAATTGGGGGTAAGGAGAGAGGGAGTGGGGATGTAGAAAGATTTCAATAAAGGGGTTGCAAAAGCAAAATCCTATAGCAGCtctgtgttttaaaaggaaaggtGGGTActtcctgctgcccatggggAATTTAGTCCCAGGTGGGTGGGAGCAATAAGAGGAAATACAGGGGATGCAAATACTTATGAAAAGGTGGGATTTGGCCACAGAGGTGTGAAAATGGACGCTATCAGCTGCTGCCTCGCCAGGACTCTGTACCCTGTGTCCTCCCAGGCATGAGACCATTTATTGCTGTGACGTGGGAGGGGACACTggttccttctccctttccgGGAGGAGGGAGCGAGTTGATGCTGAAGGGCAGCacggctgcaggagctgccagtgtGCCTGCGAGTTTTactctctttctttcttattttccctAGAATCAACCCCTCATCCGGCCCTTCCATGGCTTCAGCGATGTtgccagggaaagcagagaaaagaatcgCTTCATCCATCTTCATCACCCTCGTGCCACCACGGAGGGACGTGGCCACCAAGGAGAACACCCAGCgacagccacagccagggggTGCCGGGGTCCCTggcacccaccagccccagATCCTGCTGTCACCCCCCCAGTTACCCAGCGGAGGTGAGGGGCATCCATGGGGGGCTGGAGCGGTGTGGAAGGATGGTGATGGGGCTGAGGAGGCTGTGGAGATGCTTTGCTGAAGGTTGTGCATGCAGAAGGGGGTGTGGGGGTATTTTATGGGGGGCTATTCCCAAATCCTTGCACACATCCCAGCATGGATCCGGCTCCTGGGGACGGGCTCTGTTTGCTCTCCATTGCCGGGTGCTTATCGGGGCTGTTTGTCCCCTCCTGCTTCGATGGCGTTTGCTTTTGGGGCAGGTCAGCGAGCGCTGCTGTGAAGCTGTTGGGGTGTTATTGTGACAGGGCATTATTGTGATGGGGTGTTACTGGACATTATTGATCCCCTAAACCCCCACATCTGTCTGTTGCTGCAGAAACCCACACGGTGGCCCCTGTACCTGCATCCCCACCAGTCCTGCCCCTCTCTGAAGTGCCCCAGCCTTTGTCCATGGAGCCGCTGGGTCTGGCACTGCAGCAACTGGACCTTGCAGCACCCACCACTCTCCAGGTGAGGATAACAGAGTGCAGTCCCCccagtgcctcagtttccccacctgCAGGGTATAACTAACATGGCTTTGCCCTTCCCTGCTTGCCAGGCCCCTTCCACCTTCCCTGCTGAATTGAAGCCACCCACATTTTCCCAGGAGCAAGCAGGcaagcagcagtggcaggatGTGAATGGGGACCCGGAGAGGGACAGCTCCAGAGGTAAGGGAGACCCAGCTGTGCATGGGCTCATCCCCACttagggaaactgaggcacacagctcccagccgCTCTCCCTGCTTCTTGCAGACATCTGTGCCTTCTGCCACAAAGCGCTGGGGCCCCGGGAGCCGACGGTGGAGGCGATGCGGAAGCAGTACCACCCTGCCTGCTTCACCTGCCGCACGTGCCGCCGACTCCTGGCTGGGCAGCGCTACTTCCAGAGAGACGGGTGCCCCACGTGTGACACCTGCTTCCAGGTACCCATCCTCCTTCGGGGAAAACCGGCACCCTCGGAACATCCCTCGGGGCGTGGGCTGCTGTCTCACAGCATGTGTTCCCTAAATTCCAGGCCACGCTGGAGAAATGTGCCAAGTGCCAGGGGCTGATCACGGAGCACATTGTCCGTGCCCTGGGCAAGGGTTTCCAccccagctgcttctcctgcgCTGCCTGTGGCCGGGCTATCGGCACTGAGAGCTTTGCTGTGGATGAGCAGGGTGATGTGTACTGCGTGCCCGACTACTACAGGTTGGCCATGGGGGAGGGTGTCCCGCACTGGGAGCTGGGTTTGGCTCGTCCCGGTCACCCCACAGGGCTCACGCCACCCCTTGGCTCCCATCAGGAAATACGCCGCGGTGTGCAGCGCCTGCGAGCGCCCCATTGTCCCCCATGAGGATGAGGACACCTACAAGATCGAGTGCCTGGGACGCAGCTTCCATGAGAGCTGTTACCGCTGTGAGGTACGGCCCTGGGGAATGGGGGGGCCCCCAAAGACAAGGGGGTGGCACTGAACTTagctgagcagggacacagggatggcagcacccacagctggttTTTAGCCCCCAGTTTATCTTACAGGTAatgggggagggggaaaataaataaattgggtggtggtggtgatgatgatTATGTGTTTGGAGAACTTCTTCAGCTTTGCATGCTTTTGATGTAGTTTGTCACTTTTTTGGAGTGCTGGTAGGTTTTGCAGGGAAAAGAGGATGTAAAACACACAGGGACCCCTAAAAGGTggcttccttttcccctcttgcccccagagctgcaggatgccCCTGTCGCCAGAGCTGACAGAGAACGGGTGCTACCCCCTGGACGACCACCTCCTCTGCAAGTCCTGCCACATCCACTGGCGCAACGAGTCGTCCTGCTGAGACCCTGCAGCTCATCAACCCCTTCCAGTGCCAGGCACCAAATCGGGGGTGCCCCCAGTGGGATGCACCCCATGGCTGACCCTGGGTGCCTGCTGCACCCCCAAATTACTGCAGAACTGGGTTTTCATCACCAAAATGTCCCCAGGACCCTGACCCAGTGGGTTGGCGGGGTGGAGAATTGTGGAtatgtcccagcacagctctgcactcatgataaatataaaatgcCCTGACAGAGCAGCAATGAGGAATGGAGGGtttattccttatttctttttttaaactccttttTCCAAAGGCCAGTTTGGTTTTCTTGGGTggtgtttctttcttctcaagCTTCCTTGGGGTTTCACTGAAATGTTTCTCTCTGTGGAGAGC is a window from the Molothrus ater isolate BHLD 08-10-18 breed brown headed cowbird chromosome 23, BPBGC_Mater_1.1, whole genome shotgun sequence genome containing:
- the TMEM82 gene encoding transmembrane protein 82, translated to MFSLGSWLPALPGLAWGWALLDALLQGLVGACAVSVLCSLLKVYLYIQCANNPERQAEKEAMAARRPLLEPLQVLVLTAVLALVGSRVAALVVLEFSLRAVSTILSLKGAHSSQLYLLCQYSLGCGVSCGLSFLLEGAPHRSWNLALAAGLAGLLALHARRLARHVCALYELHSRQRYCGVCILLLAAGHGIPRLLRNALAVTFAVADLAAVELINRDFLSTGEAVRFWTPLSICYTLLVVYMQEESRHSTGRGAAFRTVVMRMGGLFILLLTVGRWTDILHVFVSLLGELWCLLHSGVLLESCCRQDFAQQPRLDRLAGSGSGETSR
- the FBLIM1 gene encoding filamin-binding LIM protein 1, with the protein product MASAMLPGKAEKRIASSIFITLVPPRRDVATKENTQRQPQPGGAGVPGTHQPQILLSPPQLPSGETHTVAPVPASPPVLPLSEVPQPLSMEPLGLALQQLDLAAPTTLQAPSTFPAELKPPTFSQEQAGKQQWQDVNGDPERDSSRDICAFCHKALGPREPTVEAMRKQYHPACFTCRTCRRLLAGQRYFQRDGCPTCDTCFQATLEKCAKCQGLITEHIVRALGKGFHPSCFSCAACGRAIGTESFAVDEQGDVYCVPDYYRKYAAVCSACERPIVPHEDEDTYKIECLGRSFHESCYRCESCRMPLSPELTENGCYPLDDHLLCKSCHIHWRNESSC